From Nitratidesulfovibrio vulgaris str. Hildenborough, a single genomic window includes:
- a CDS encoding aspartate-semialdehyde dehydrogenase encodes MSKERLVVAVVGATGAVGREMLKTLEGRDFPAAEVIPFASARSAGSKVPFRDGELTVRELTEDCFTGIDIALFSAGGSTSEKFAPHAAKAGCVVIDNSSAWRMDARCPLVVPEVNPHHLEAHNGIIANPNCSTIQMVVALKPLHDAARIKRVIVSTYQAVSGTGQKAIDELDRQVRQMFNMMEPEVQVYPHRIAFNCLPHIDVFLDNDYTKEEMKMVHETVKIMDDPSVKVTATCVRVPVFYGHSESVNIETEKKLTARDARAILSQAPGVQVYDNPGQKMYPMPIDAAGEDATFVGRIREDETIENGLNLWIVADNIRKGAALNAVQIAEELIDRDLVAVRDTTVFLK; translated from the coding sequence ATGTCCAAGGAAAGACTGGTCGTCGCCGTCGTCGGAGCCACCGGCGCGGTGGGACGCGAGATGCTCAAGACCCTCGAAGGGCGCGATTTTCCGGCTGCCGAGGTGATTCCCTTCGCCTCTGCACGTTCCGCCGGGAGCAAGGTTCCGTTCCGTGATGGTGAGCTCACCGTGCGCGAACTCACCGAAGACTGTTTCACGGGCATCGACATCGCCCTCTTCTCGGCAGGTGGTTCCACCTCCGAGAAGTTCGCCCCCCATGCCGCCAAGGCCGGGTGCGTGGTCATCGACAACTCCAGCGCATGGCGCATGGACGCCCGGTGCCCGCTGGTCGTGCCCGAGGTGAACCCCCATCATCTCGAAGCGCACAACGGTATCATCGCCAACCCCAACTGCTCGACCATCCAGATGGTGGTGGCCCTCAAGCCCCTGCACGACGCCGCCCGCATCAAGCGCGTGATCGTATCCACCTATCAGGCCGTATCCGGCACGGGGCAGAAGGCCATCGACGAACTCGACCGTCAGGTACGGCAGATGTTCAACATGATGGAGCCCGAGGTGCAGGTCTACCCGCACCGCATCGCCTTCAACTGCCTGCCGCACATCGATGTCTTCCTCGACAACGACTACACCAAGGAAGAGATGAAGATGGTGCACGAGACGGTGAAGATCATGGACGACCCGTCCGTGAAGGTCACCGCCACCTGCGTGCGTGTGCCCGTCTTCTACGGCCATTCCGAATCGGTGAACATCGAGACGGAGAAGAAGCTCACCGCCCGCGACGCCCGCGCCATCCTCAGTCAGGCCCCCGGTGTGCAGGTGTACGACAACCCCGGCCAGAAGATGTACCCCATGCCCATCGACGCCGCAGGCGAGGACGCCACCTTCGTGGGACGCATCCGCGAGGACGAGACCATCGAGAACGGCCTCAACCTCTGGATCGTGGCGGACAACATCCGCAAGGGTGCGGCCCTCAATGCCGTGCAGATAGCCGAAGAGCTCATCGACCGCGACCTCGTCGCCGTGCGCGACACCACGGTCTTCTTGAAGTGA
- a CDS encoding hemerythrin family protein: protein MATFTWDASLDVGIPEIDAQHREMTDIIATLHEAYRAGRERDVLAELINRINEYAQMHFATERRYMEPVADAIPNYEKHMQEHREFFSDAIGFLLRYLDNGATITPELLDYLAEWWFRHIRGTDQVMGRVLREKGIV, encoded by the coding sequence ATGGCGACCTTTACGTGGGATGCAAGTCTGGACGTCGGCATACCGGAGATAGACGCACAGCATCGCGAGATGACCGATATCATCGCGACGCTGCATGAGGCGTACCGGGCCGGACGCGAGCGGGATGTTCTGGCGGAGCTCATCAACCGCATCAACGAATACGCCCAGATGCACTTCGCCACGGAGCGGCGTTACATGGAACCCGTGGCCGATGCCATTCCCAACTACGAGAAGCACATGCAGGAACACCGCGAGTTCTTTTCGGACGCCATCGGTTTTCTGCTGCGGTATCTCGACAATGGCGCGACCATCACCCCGGAGCTTCTGGACTACCTCGCCGAGTGGTGGTTCAGGCACATACGGGGCACCGATCAGGTGATGGGCCGTGTTCTCAGGGAGAAGGGCATCGTATAA
- a CDS encoding DMT family transporter has protein sequence MQTVLLLMGLLAGAVLPTQAGINAMLTEQWARHPVLTACASFAVGTVALAGWVFVARLPVASPAGTSWWHWTGGLLGAFFVAAVTFLAPRLGAVTTVVLVIAGQLVVASLLDHFGLLGYRQRSFDLMRALGVAFVLVGVFLVRR, from the coding sequence ATGCAGACGGTTCTGCTGCTGATGGGGTTGCTTGCCGGGGCGGTACTGCCCACGCAGGCGGGCATCAACGCCATGCTCACCGAACAGTGGGCGCGTCATCCGGTGCTGACGGCCTGCGCTTCGTTCGCCGTGGGCACGGTGGCGCTGGCGGGCTGGGTCTTCGTGGCGCGTCTGCCCGTGGCCTCGCCTGCCGGTACGTCGTGGTGGCACTGGACGGGCGGGCTTCTGGGGGCGTTCTTCGTGGCGGCCGTCACCTTTCTCGCGCCTCGCCTCGGGGCAGTGACCACGGTGGTGCTGGTCATCGCGGGGCAGCTTGTGGTGGCTTCGCTGCTCGACCATTTCGGGCTTCTGGGCTACAGGCAGCGCAGTTTCGACCTCATGCGGGCACTGGGCGTGGCCTTTGTGCTCGTCGGGGTGTTTCTCGTGCGCCGTTGA
- a CDS encoding (deoxy)nucleoside triphosphate pyrophosphohydrolase — protein MRVVPVVAGILWRGDRFLAVCRPEGKPRAGAWEFPGGKVEPGETPEEALARELGEELGVRPLTASLWREVRHDYPELSVALRFYHVTRFEGEPFPHEGHGLAWMTRTEALALPFLEADLELVADLPDRP, from the coding sequence ATGCGTGTGGTTCCCGTCGTGGCGGGCATCCTGTGGCGCGGCGACCGTTTTCTCGCCGTGTGCAGGCCCGAGGGCAAGCCGCGCGCTGGCGCATGGGAGTTCCCGGGGGGCAAGGTCGAACCGGGCGAGACCCCGGAAGAGGCCCTTGCCCGTGAACTGGGCGAGGAGTTGGGCGTGCGCCCCCTGACGGCATCGCTGTGGCGTGAGGTGCGGCACGACTACCCCGAACTTTCGGTCGCCTTGCGCTTCTACCATGTGACCCGCTTCGAGGGGGAACCCTTCCCGCACGAGGGGCATGGCCTTGCGTGGATGACACGCACGGAGGCGCTGGCCTTGCCGTTCCTCGAGGCCGACCTCGAGCTGGTGGCCGACTTGCCTGACCGACCGTAA
- a CDS encoding ABC-F family ATP-binding cassette domain-containing protein: MNFTIQNLSKTFGGRDILSDFSLEVQSGVRLCICGPNGCGKSTLLRLVAGVDHPDGGRIILPKGCRLGYVEQELDESVLDTQLLHWVQDVLPDWNDFWEDWEAASASGDEAALKRLGARQAELEQVYGYNPEHRARAVLSGLGFSERKWLLPLRQLSGGWRERAKLARVLTAGADVLLLDEPTNHLDLEAVEWLETFLMEYKGALLFVAHDLVFMNKVGTHVLYLGGSKPLYRRGSFSQFVETQEEIEAQREREAQRLADEIGRKMAFVERFRAKATKARQAGSRQKMAKKLEKELENFQPEARRKSLAFKWPEPARADKTVLGVVDLDYAFPDGTRLWPRLSFNLYRGQKIALVGPNGCGKSTLLKIIGGRLERSGGTVAAGSLVRMGYFSQHQLETLNPDGTVLGEIRRLSDPRTTEEELMSVLGLFMLGQGYFERFVRSLSGGEKSRLVLATLFLSRANFLVLDEPTNHLDLESREALVEALDAYEGTILMVAHDRHLLSSVADEVWALGGDGITVFDQGFEAYDEARRAAGGGSLSDGETDAQRGGGNLNREELKRLKREQAEARNRLYKELKPRQDAYAKLEADLEKLLDEQGTVEAELADPDVYADGARASALLQRFGELQAASEKLLERMGELEPVIAELEAQRAALSTEAL; encoded by the coding sequence ATGAACTTCACCATACAGAATCTCAGCAAGACCTTCGGTGGCCGCGACATCCTCTCCGACTTCTCCCTCGAGGTGCAGTCCGGGGTGCGCCTGTGCATCTGCGGCCCCAACGGATGCGGCAAGTCGACCCTGTTGCGTCTCGTGGCGGGTGTCGACCACCCCGACGGCGGGCGCATCATCCTCCCCAAGGGGTGCCGTCTCGGCTATGTCGAGCAGGAACTGGACGAGTCGGTGCTCGACACGCAACTGTTGCACTGGGTGCAAGACGTGCTGCCCGACTGGAACGACTTCTGGGAGGACTGGGAAGCGGCCTCCGCCAGCGGCGACGAGGCGGCCCTGAAGCGCCTTGGTGCGCGTCAGGCCGAACTGGAACAGGTGTACGGCTACAACCCGGAGCATCGCGCCCGCGCCGTGCTCTCCGGTCTCGGCTTCTCGGAGCGCAAGTGGCTGCTGCCGTTGCGTCAACTCTCGGGCGGCTGGCGCGAGAGGGCGAAGCTCGCCCGCGTGCTCACCGCCGGGGCGGACGTGCTGCTGCTCGACGAACCCACCAACCACCTCGACCTCGAAGCCGTGGAATGGCTCGAGACCTTTCTCATGGAATACAAGGGTGCGTTGCTCTTCGTGGCGCACGACCTCGTGTTCATGAACAAGGTGGGTACGCATGTGCTGTATCTGGGCGGCAGCAAGCCGCTCTACAGGCGCGGTTCGTTCAGCCAGTTCGTGGAGACGCAGGAGGAGATCGAGGCCCAGCGCGAGCGCGAGGCGCAACGTCTTGCCGACGAGATAGGCCGCAAGATGGCCTTCGTGGAGCGGTTCCGCGCCAAGGCCACCAAAGCACGGCAGGCCGGTTCGCGGCAGAAGATGGCGAAGAAGCTCGAGAAGGAGCTGGAGAACTTCCAGCCCGAGGCGCGGCGCAAGTCGCTGGCCTTCAAGTGGCCCGAACCCGCCCGTGCCGACAAGACCGTGCTTGGCGTGGTCGACCTCGACTATGCCTTCCCCGACGGCACACGCCTGTGGCCCCGGCTCTCGTTCAACCTCTACCGGGGGCAGAAGATCGCCCTCGTAGGGCCCAACGGGTGCGGCAAGTCCACACTGCTGAAGATCATCGGCGGCAGGCTCGAACGCTCGGGCGGTACGGTGGCGGCGGGGTCGCTGGTGCGCATGGGCTACTTCAGCCAGCACCAGCTCGAGACGCTCAACCCCGACGGGACAGTGCTCGGCGAGATACGGCGCCTTTCCGACCCGCGCACCACCGAAGAGGAACTCATGAGCGTGCTCGGCCTCTTCATGCTGGGGCAGGGCTATTTCGAACGCTTCGTCCGTTCGCTCTCGGGCGGCGAGAAGAGCCGTCTCGTGCTGGCAACGCTCTTTCTTTCGCGCGCGAACTTCCTCGTGCTCGACGAACCCACCAACCACCTCGACCTCGAAAGCCGCGAGGCCCTCGTCGAAGCGCTCGACGCGTATGAGGGCACCATCCTCATGGTGGCGCACGACCGGCATCTGCTCTCCAGCGTCGCCGACGAGGTGTGGGCACTGGGGGGTGATGGCATCACCGTCTTCGATCAGGGTTTCGAAGCCTACGACGAGGCGCGCCGTGCCGCCGGTGGCGGAAGCCTCTCGGACGGCGAGACCGACGCCCAGCGTGGCGGCGGCAACCTCAACCGCGAGGAGCTCAAGCGTCTCAAGCGCGAGCAGGCAGAGGCCCGCAACCGCCTGTACAAGGAACTGAAGCCCCGGCAGGATGCCTACGCCAAGCTTGAAGCCGACCTTGAGAAGCTGCTTGACGAACAGGGCACGGTAGAGGCCGAACTCGCCGACCCCGACGTCTATGCCGATGGTGCACGGGCTTCGGCCCTGCTGCAACGGTTCGGCGAATTGCAGGCCGCCTCCGAGAAGCTGCTCGAACGCATGGGCGAGCTTGAGCCGGTCATCGCAGAACTAGAGGCGCAACGCGCCGCCCTGTCGACGGAGGCGCTGTGA
- a CDS encoding tRNA (adenine-N1)-methyltransferase, whose translation MPEYGKLVILINPRGKRYLRRVVEGQDMHGNDGIIAMSDIAAADFGTEVRSTKGVPYRVLEPTIHDLVRGVKRQTQVIYPKDIGYICMRLGVGPGRTIVEAGSGSGSLTLALSWFAGPTGRIYTHEAREEFMKLARRNLDWAGLGENVTLIHRDIAEGFDVTGADALFLDVRTPWEYLDNAVKAVKSGAMLGFLLPTVAQVSQLLHGLERGPFDEIEVSEILVRRWKPVADRLRPEDRMIAHTGFLVFARHQERSADWDSFRKLGTRERKQEAARQERLGLGGDGEAGGVDDADFVE comes from the coding sequence ATGCCCGAGTACGGAAAACTTGTCATTCTCATCAACCCCCGCGGCAAGCGCTACCTGCGTCGCGTCGTCGAAGGGCAGGACATGCACGGCAACGATGGCATCATCGCCATGAGCGACATCGCCGCCGCCGACTTCGGCACCGAGGTGCGGTCCACCAAGGGGGTGCCCTACCGCGTCCTCGAACCCACCATCCACGACCTCGTGCGCGGCGTGAAGCGCCAGACGCAGGTCATCTACCCCAAGGACATCGGGTACATCTGCATGCGCCTCGGGGTCGGGCCGGGTCGTACCATCGTTGAGGCCGGTTCGGGGTCGGGCAGCCTGACGCTTGCGTTGTCGTGGTTCGCCGGGCCCACCGGGCGCATCTACACCCATGAGGCCCGCGAGGAGTTCATGAAGCTCGCCCGGCGCAACCTCGACTGGGCGGGGCTTGGCGAGAACGTCACGCTCATCCATCGAGACATCGCCGAGGGTTTCGATGTGACCGGGGCCGATGCCCTGTTCCTCGACGTGCGCACCCCGTGGGAATACCTCGACAACGCGGTGAAGGCCGTCAAGTCCGGCGCCATGCTGGGCTTTTTGCTGCCCACGGTGGCACAGGTGAGCCAGTTGCTGCATGGTCTCGAACGCGGCCCCTTCGACGAGATCGAGGTGAGCGAGATTCTCGTCCGCCGCTGGAAGCCCGTGGCCGACAGGCTGCGCCCCGAAGACCGCATGATCGCCCACACGGGCTTTCTGGTCTTCGCGCGGCATCAGGAACGCTCGGCCGACTGGGATTCGTTCCGCAAGCTGGGCACCCGCGAGCGCAAGCAGGAGGCCGCCCGTCAGGAACGCCTCGGCCTTGGCGGTGACGGCGAGGCGGGTGGCGTCGACGACGCCGACTTCGTGGAATAG
- a CDS encoding radical SAM protein: MTYAYVFGPVASSRLGRSLGLDLLGRRICSMDCLYCEVGSTDTLTTERAPWVPADVLLGELAQWAAEHPERPDHLTLGGSGEPCLNSDLATIIAGCRRIMPGVPVAVLTNATLLDRADVRADLASADVVLPSLDSLVESEFRRINRTCGGITAHAVAGGILDFARDFSGRIWLEVLLLQGVNDTPENLALLTDFVRELAPDRVDVTTLSRPGTWPGARPADRETLAAWRTALNAAARPAGGHAAPAAAAPSLTGRAAPDAPSTGPSSADAGHAGGLTPDGMPRITNGATTGTGPDVATDVVESLRRRPQTVGQLAQALARPEDALRAEVETLARAGRIRPVTDGLTHSASGEVFWTARHAETGE; encoded by the coding sequence ATGACCTATGCCTACGTGTTCGGCCCCGTCGCGTCGAGCCGCCTTGGACGTTCCCTTGGCCTCGACCTGCTGGGCAGACGCATCTGCTCCATGGACTGTCTCTACTGTGAGGTAGGCAGTACCGATACGCTCACCACCGAACGCGCACCGTGGGTGCCTGCCGACGTGCTGCTGGGCGAGCTTGCACAATGGGCAGCTGAACATCCTGAACGTCCCGACCACCTCACGCTGGGCGGTTCGGGAGAACCCTGCCTGAACAGCGACCTCGCGACCATCATCGCGGGGTGCCGCCGCATCATGCCGGGTGTGCCCGTGGCCGTGCTCACCAATGCCACCCTGCTGGACAGGGCCGACGTGCGGGCCGACCTTGCCAGCGCAGACGTGGTGCTGCCGTCGCTCGACTCGCTCGTGGAGAGCGAATTCCGGCGCATCAACCGCACCTGTGGGGGCATCACGGCCCATGCCGTCGCCGGGGGCATACTCGATTTCGCGAGAGACTTCAGCGGACGCATCTGGCTGGAGGTGCTACTTCTGCAGGGCGTGAACGACACGCCCGAGAACCTTGCACTGCTCACCGATTTTGTCCGTGAACTCGCACCGGACAGGGTGGACGTGACCACCCTCTCACGCCCCGGCACTTGGCCGGGGGCCCGCCCCGCCGACCGGGAGACGCTGGCCGCATGGCGCACGGCGCTGAACGCCGCCGCAAGGCCCGCAGGTGGACACGCGGCCCCCGCTGCCGCAGCCCCATCCCTGACCGGAAGGGCTGCGCCCGATGCGCCATCCACGGGGCCGTCGTCTGCGGATGCAGGTCATGCCGGGGGGCTGACGCCCGATGGCATGCCCCGCATCACGAACGGTGCCACAACGGGTACCGGGCCTGATGTCGCGACGGACGTGGTCGAATCGCTACGCCGCCGCCCGCAGACAGTGGGCCAGCTGGCGCAGGCCCTCGCCCGGCCCGAAGACGCTCTTCGCGCCGAGGTGGAGACACTGGCACGGGCAGGACGCATCCGCCCCGTGACAGACGGTCTCACCCACTCCGCATCCGGCGAGGTCTTCTGGACCGCCCGCCACGCGGAAACCGGGGAATAG
- a CDS encoding Rne/Rng family ribonuclease, with amino-acid sequence MTTAKKGKRKMYISVLPGEQVEVALSEDGAVTEYYVEMLHQAKTKGNIYKGVINNIDTNLQAAFVNYGAEKNGFLQIDEVHPEYYISPHDPTKGKKYPLMQKVLKAGQEVLVQVVKEPTGNKGAFLTSYLSLPGRFLVLTPGREQIGVSRKVEDDEERSRLREMLEGLSAGPGLGVIVRTVSAGTSKTTLQRDLQFLKRLWKDVRKKGTTEQTPCQIYQEPDLATRSVRDYLTDDVSEVWVDDAATAELIREFVTLVFPRKASLVKLHTDPERTLWERFGIRKQLDQIYSREVILPSGGRLVFDQTEALMAIDINSGKIAGKTNFESMALKTNTEAAESIAQQLRLRDIGGQVVIDFIEMRDHNHWREVEKTLRNAMKGDRARHDVGKMSRFGLLQVVRQRTGSSALSITMEACPCCRGSGLRRNMEWQSLQALRELHRQLRALPQGQCVHVFETSPELAFYLLNHKRERLLELERRFNLRLEVRPTGK; translated from the coding sequence ATGACAACAGCAAAGAAGGGCAAGCGCAAGATGTACATCAGCGTGCTGCCGGGAGAACAGGTCGAAGTGGCCCTCTCCGAGGACGGCGCCGTCACGGAATACTACGTGGAGATGCTGCATCAGGCCAAGACCAAGGGTAACATCTACAAGGGTGTCATCAACAACATCGACACCAACCTGCAAGCCGCCTTCGTCAACTACGGGGCCGAAAAGAACGGCTTTCTCCAGATAGACGAGGTGCACCCCGAATACTACATCTCGCCGCACGACCCCACCAAGGGCAAGAAGTACCCGCTCATGCAGAAGGTTCTGAAGGCGGGTCAGGAAGTGCTTGTGCAGGTTGTGAAAGAACCCACCGGGAACAAGGGCGCCTTTCTCACTTCGTATCTTTCGCTGCCGGGCCGCTTTCTCGTGCTCACGCCGGGGCGCGAACAGATTGGCGTCTCCCGCAAGGTCGAGGACGACGAGGAACGCAGCCGCCTGCGCGAGATGCTTGAGGGCCTCAGCGCCGGGCCGGGCCTTGGCGTCATCGTCCGCACCGTGAGTGCCGGTACCAGCAAGACGACCCTGCAGCGCGACCTGCAATTCCTCAAGCGCCTGTGGAAAGACGTCCGCAAGAAGGGCACCACCGAGCAGACCCCTTGCCAGATTTATCAGGAGCCCGACCTCGCCACCCGTTCGGTGCGCGACTACCTCACCGACGACGTGTCCGAGGTATGGGTCGACGACGCGGCCACGGCCGAACTCATCCGCGAATTCGTCACGCTGGTGTTCCCCCGCAAGGCCAGCCTCGTGAAACTGCATACCGACCCCGAACGCACCCTGTGGGAACGGTTCGGCATCCGGAAGCAACTCGACCAGATCTACTCGCGCGAGGTCATCCTGCCTTCGGGCGGGCGTCTCGTCTTCGACCAGACCGAAGCGCTCATGGCCATCGACATCAACTCCGGCAAGATCGCGGGCAAGACCAACTTCGAGTCCATGGCCCTCAAGACCAATACCGAAGCCGCAGAATCCATCGCCCAGCAGTTGCGCCTGCGCGACATCGGCGGGCAGGTGGTGATCGACTTCATCGAGATGCGCGACCACAACCACTGGCGCGAGGTGGAAAAGACCCTGCGCAACGCCATGAAGGGCGACCGCGCCCGGCATGACGTGGGCAAGATGAGCCGCTTCGGCCTGCTGCAGGTGGTGCGCCAGCGCACGGGCTCGTCGGCGCTCTCCATCACCATGGAGGCGTGCCCCTGCTGCCGCGGGTCGGGCCTGCGCCGCAACATGGAGTGGCAGTCGCTTCAGGCATTGCGCGAACTGCACCGCCAGTTGCGTGCCCTGCCTCAGGGACAGTGCGTGCATGTGTTCGAGACATCACCGGAACTGGCCTTCTACCTCCTCAACCACAAGCGCGAACGGCTGCTCGAACTCGAGCGCCGCTTCAACCTGCGTCTTGAGGTGAGGCCCACCGGAAAGTAG
- a CDS encoding epoxyqueuosine reductase QueH, with amino-acid sequence MSRLLLHVCCGPCSIATVRMLRDEGYEVTGLFVNPNIHPLQEYLKRREAMQETAARLDLPMIWRDDVYDVPAWLRGMAWREAPETRCRICYATRIETTLAVARHGGFDAFSTTLLYSRHQRHETIREVCEGAAADGPVSFVYRDFRTGWQEGIDTSRGWGIYRQQWCGCIYSENERHAADFSKATGRRPDSRRRAEGPVSSPPSGGGRTGRSPAQRG; translated from the coding sequence ATGTCCCGCCTTCTCCTGCATGTGTGCTGCGGCCCGTGCAGCATCGCCACCGTGCGTATGCTGCGTGACGAGGGGTATGAGGTGACGGGGCTTTTCGTGAACCCCAACATCCATCCGCTACAGGAATACCTGAAGCGGCGCGAAGCCATGCAGGAGACGGCGGCACGTCTCGACCTGCCCATGATATGGCGGGACGACGTCTACGATGTGCCCGCATGGCTGCGCGGCATGGCATGGCGTGAAGCCCCGGAGACGCGCTGCCGCATCTGCTACGCGACCCGCATCGAGACCACCCTTGCCGTTGCGCGGCACGGGGGCTTCGATGCCTTCTCCACCACCCTTCTCTATTCGCGGCATCAGCGCCACGAAACCATCCGCGAGGTATGCGAGGGTGCGGCGGCAGACGGCCCCGTGTCTTTCGTGTACCGCGACTTCCGTACCGGATGGCAGGAGGGCATAGACACCTCGCGCGGGTGGGGCATATACCGGCAACAGTGGTGCGGTTGCATCTACAGCGAGAATGAACGCCATGCCGCCGACTTCTCGAAGGCCACGGGCAGAAGGCCCGACTCCCGGCGCCGTGCCGAAGGCCCGGTGTCGTCGCCGCCCTCCGGTGGCGGCAGGACCGGGCGAAGCCCGGCACAGCGCGGGTAG
- the hemW gene encoding radical SAM family heme chaperone HemW — MLLYIHVPFCRRKCRYCAFHSLPLIGEGGTSPAPEALQTPHADTAITAGPTAASTALAGVAPVTPSAQAISGQDGHTSTKGHGVPPESPPGPTANAAGMSGGIAGIVDRAGGAMRSCTPAEALPAYVETLFSELALWGDRLGNATVETIFFGGGTPSLLPPHVVAAILDRVHRTFSVAPGAEISLEANPESLSNRQQARGLYDAGVNRLSLGVQALDDALLHLMGRPHRARDAIRAFNAARDAGFTNISLDFIWGLPGQRLRQWLDQLREVVRLRPEHLSCYGLTLEEGTPLTADVESGSIALPVEREQAAMFMQGAERLEEAGYLQYEISNFARMGFQCHHNLGYWEGRDYLGLGPSATSTIDGLRWTNPYDHGAWHESVRTGRIGADAERLDLTVRVLELVMLRLRTTRGLRVKAYRELTGRDFLRDHKPLVHLLHRNGLVRIRDGYLRLTRNGMLVSNSILERFFERSETLLTLESTEKTHETRMAGPISGDTP, encoded by the coding sequence GTGCTGCTCTACATCCATGTGCCTTTCTGCCGCCGCAAGTGCCGCTACTGCGCCTTCCACTCGCTTCCCCTCATCGGTGAAGGCGGCACTTCCCCTGCGCCCGAGGCACTCCAGACGCCCCATGCCGACACGGCCATTACCGCAGGGCCGACAGCAGCCAGTACCGCCCTTGCCGGTGTTGCCCCTGTAACGCCTTCCGCGCAAGCCATCTCCGGGCAGGACGGGCACACGTCCACGAAGGGACATGGCGTCCCGCCCGAGTCCCCACCCGGCCCCACGGCCAATGCCGCTGGCATGTCAGGCGGCATCGCGGGCATCGTCGACCGTGCGGGCGGTGCCATGCGCTCATGCACGCCCGCCGAAGCGCTTCCGGCCTATGTCGAAACGCTGTTCTCCGAACTTGCCCTGTGGGGTGACAGACTCGGCAACGCCACGGTGGAGACCATCTTCTTCGGGGGCGGCACGCCCAGCCTGCTGCCGCCCCATGTCGTCGCCGCCATCCTCGACCGGGTGCACCGCACCTTTTCGGTGGCACCGGGGGCGGAAATCAGCCTCGAAGCCAACCCCGAATCGCTGTCGAACAGACAACAGGCCCGGGGCCTGTACGACGCGGGGGTCAACCGTCTGTCTCTCGGGGTTCAGGCCCTCGATGACGCGTTGCTCCACCTCATGGGCCGTCCGCACCGGGCGCGCGACGCCATCCGTGCCTTCAACGCCGCACGCGACGCAGGGTTCACCAACATCAGCCTCGACTTCATCTGGGGGCTTCCGGGGCAACGCCTGCGCCAGTGGCTCGACCAGCTGCGCGAGGTCGTCCGCCTGCGGCCTGAACACCTGTCATGCTATGGACTCACCCTCGAAGAGGGGACGCCGCTCACTGCCGACGTGGAGTCGGGCAGCATCGCCCTGCCCGTGGAGCGCGAGCAGGCAGCCATGTTCATGCAAGGGGCAGAACGGCTTGAAGAGGCCGGCTACCTGCAATACGAGATTTCCAACTTCGCGCGCATGGGCTTCCAGTGCCACCACAACCTCGGCTACTGGGAAGGACGCGACTATCTGGGCCTCGGGCCCTCGGCCACATCGACCATCGACGGCCTGCGCTGGACGAATCCCTACGACCATGGCGCATGGCACGAGTCCGTGCGCACCGGGCGCATAGGTGCCGACGCGGAACGCCTCGACCTCACCGTGCGGGTGCTCGAACTCGTCATGCTGCGGTTGCGCACGACCCGCGGCCTGCGCGTGAAGGCCTACCGCGAGCTCACGGGCCGCGACTTTCTGCGCGACCACAAGCCGCTGGTGCATCTGCTGCACCGCAACGGGCTTGTCCGCATCCGTGACGGCTACCTGCGCCTCACCCGCAACGGCATGCTCGTCTCCAACAGCATCCTCGAACGGTTCTTCGAGCGCTCCGAGACATTGCTCACGCTCGAATCCACAGAGAAGACGCACGAGACGCGGATGGCAGGCCCCATCAGCGGGGACACCCCATGA